One genomic region from Jiangella sp. DSM 45060 encodes:
- a CDS encoding MarR family winged helix-turn-helix transcriptional regulator, with protein sequence MATDDAAGSPPPGFRLHYLLKRTHLHLATLVGQALEPYGVDPRELAALTLLTRGDAMSQQDLARQLQVDRTTMVAMVDRMEALELVRRRPDPADRRKNLVEPTEHGRRIGADATRAVDAAERQFLAAAPDLSGPEFRDLLWTLGRDFRH encoded by the coding sequence ATGGCCACCGACGACGCCGCCGGCTCGCCGCCGCCCGGCTTCCGCCTCCACTACCTGCTCAAGCGCACCCACCTGCACCTGGCCACGCTGGTCGGGCAGGCACTGGAGCCGTACGGCGTCGACCCGCGCGAGCTGGCCGCGCTGACCCTGCTGACCCGGGGTGACGCGATGTCGCAGCAGGACCTCGCCCGTCAGCTGCAGGTCGACCGCACGACGATGGTCGCGATGGTCGACCGCATGGAGGCGCTCGAGCTCGTGCGGCGGCGCCCCGACCCGGCCGATCGCCGGAAGAACCTGGTCGAGCCCACCGAGCACGGCCGGCGCATCGGGGCCGACGCCACCCGGGCCGTCGACGCGGCCGAGCGGCAGTTCCTCGCCGCCGCGCCGGACCTGAGCGGGCCGGAGTTCCGCGATCTCCTCTGGACACTCGGGCGCGACTTTCGCCACTGA
- a CDS encoding LLM class flavin-dependent oxidoreductase encodes MNEVSFGIKTTQVHVDYADLVRVWREADEVPVLADAWLWDHLVPIIGPPTTPGHEGWTLLAALAAQTSRIRLGHLVTSNRFRSPALLAKMAATVDIVSGGRLILGLGVGATDAHGAGQEFAAREHAAYGLPLVPPAEGRAALAEACTIVRRLWSEEPFDFDGEHYTLHGAVCEPKPVQRPGPPLLIGAYGPRSLRVVAEHADVWNVPGPPHFDLDLLRERSALLDRHCAEIGRDPATIVRSVQLIVDYDQAAAARATVEELIEVGFGHIVLSVRPPFPDGVAHWLADEIIAPVIR; translated from the coding sequence ATGAACGAGGTCAGTTTCGGGATCAAGACCACCCAGGTGCACGTGGACTACGCCGACCTCGTCCGGGTGTGGCGCGAGGCCGACGAAGTCCCCGTCCTCGCCGACGCCTGGCTGTGGGACCACCTGGTGCCGATCATCGGGCCGCCGACGACGCCGGGGCACGAGGGCTGGACGCTGCTCGCCGCGCTGGCCGCCCAGACGTCGCGCATCCGGCTGGGGCACCTGGTCACGAGCAACCGCTTCCGGTCGCCGGCGCTGCTGGCGAAGATGGCGGCGACGGTCGACATCGTCTCCGGCGGCCGGCTGATCCTGGGGCTCGGCGTCGGCGCGACCGACGCACACGGCGCGGGGCAGGAGTTCGCCGCCCGCGAGCACGCCGCGTACGGGTTGCCGCTGGTGCCGCCCGCCGAGGGCCGGGCCGCGCTGGCGGAGGCGTGCACGATCGTCCGCCGGTTGTGGAGCGAGGAGCCGTTCGACTTCGACGGCGAGCACTACACGCTGCACGGCGCCGTGTGCGAGCCCAAGCCGGTGCAGCGCCCCGGCCCTCCGCTGCTGATCGGCGCCTACGGGCCGCGGTCGCTGCGGGTCGTCGCCGAGCACGCCGACGTGTGGAACGTGCCCGGGCCGCCGCACTTCGACCTCGACCTCCTGCGGGAACGGTCGGCGCTGCTGGACCGGCACTGCGCGGAGATCGGGCGCGACCCGGCGACGATCGTCCGCTCCGTCCAGCTGATCGTCGACTACGATCAGGCCGCGGCCGCACGTGCGACGGTCGAGGAGCTGATCGAGGTCGGTTTCGGGCACATCGTCCTCAGCGTGCGGCCGCCGTTCCCCGACGGCGTCGCGCACTGGCTGGCCGACGAGATCATCGCTCCCGTTATTCGGTAG
- a CDS encoding class I SAM-dependent methyltransferase — protein sequence MTPPPTSPGAVAVARARGVDARAGSATALPGGLGTFDAVLLLGNNVGLLGSAATAPEVLAELARVTAPGGRLLLSGLDPFDTDDREHLDYHRWNRERGRLPGQCRIRLRDGRLATEWFDYLFLSEPELRAFVDPSPWRLTRWEREGHGYAVELIRPR from the coding sequence ATGACGCCGCCGCCTACTTCGCCGGGCGCCGTGGCGGTGGCCCGCGCCCGCGGCGTCGACGCCCGGGCGGGGTCGGCGACGGCGCTGCCCGGCGGCCTCGGCACCTTCGACGCCGTCCTGCTGCTCGGTAACAACGTGGGCCTGCTCGGCTCGGCCGCCACGGCGCCGGAGGTGCTGGCCGAGCTGGCCCGGGTGACGGCGCCGGGCGGGCGGCTGCTGCTGTCGGGCCTGGACCCGTTCGACACCGACGACCGCGAACACCTGGACTACCACCGGTGGAACCGCGAGCGTGGCCGGCTGCCCGGCCAGTGCCGCATCCGGCTGCGTGACGGCCGGCTGGCGACCGAGTGGTTCGACTACCTGTTCCTGTCCGAGCCGGAGTTGCGCGCCTTCGTCGACCCGTCGCCGTGGCGCCTCACCCGGTGGGAGCGCGAGGGGCACGGGTACGCCGTCGAGCTCATTCGGCCTCGGTAG
- the surE gene encoding 5'/3'-nucleotidase SurE — protein sequence MTGPQRALVTNDDGIDAPGLRTLAAAVRDLGLETVVAAPAVQSSGSSASIIAGLQERDRIALERRTLDGLEDLPAFAVGGAPGLIALIAAYGAFGDPPDVVLSGVNHGANVGRAILHSGTVGAALTAGINGRRGLAVSLDVGLAVEFHLEDPAAEPHWATAADLAARVVPFLLEQRPGTILNLNVPDREPDELAGLRVAPLAEFGIVQTTMTEQTDEHIRLSVADLSEPPGTGTDAALLAEGHPVITAVRSVCEIDVPALDELVDAAVATEAE from the coding sequence GTGACCGGCCCGCAGCGCGCTCTCGTCACGAACGACGACGGCATCGACGCGCCCGGCCTGCGCACCCTCGCCGCGGCCGTCCGCGACCTGGGACTCGAGACGGTCGTCGCAGCGCCGGCCGTGCAGTCCAGCGGCAGCAGCGCGTCGATCATCGCCGGGTTGCAGGAGCGCGACCGCATCGCGTTGGAGCGGCGGACGCTGGACGGCCTCGAGGACCTGCCGGCCTTCGCCGTCGGCGGCGCGCCCGGGCTGATCGCGCTGATCGCGGCGTACGGCGCGTTCGGGGATCCGCCCGATGTCGTCCTCTCGGGGGTCAACCACGGCGCGAACGTCGGCCGGGCGATCCTGCACTCGGGTACGGTCGGTGCCGCCCTCACGGCCGGCATCAACGGGCGCCGGGGCCTCGCCGTCTCGCTCGACGTGGGCCTGGCCGTCGAGTTCCATCTCGAGGACCCGGCCGCGGAGCCGCACTGGGCGACGGCGGCGGACCTCGCCGCCCGCGTGGTGCCGTTCCTGCTGGAGCAGCGGCCGGGCACGATCCTCAACCTCAACGTCCCCGACCGCGAGCCGGACGAACTGGCCGGCCTGCGCGTCGCGCCGCTGGCCGAGTTCGGCATCGTCCAGACCACGATGACCGAGCAGACCGACGAGCACATCCGGCTCTCCGTCGCCGACCTGTCCGAGCCGCCCGGCACCGGCACCGACGCCGCTCTGCTGGCCGAGGGTCACCCCGTGATCACCGCGGTGCGCTCCGTGTGCGAGATCGACGTGCCGGCGCTGGACGAGCTGGTCGACGCCGCCGTGGCTACCGAGGCCGAATGA